One Phycisphaerae bacterium RAS2 DNA window includes the following coding sequences:
- the rsbU_3 gene encoding Phosphoserine phosphatase RsbU encodes MRQVDLTRRKRVPVLLEMVRSIKDARDPRAVMELFIRVVQQAYEPACYLALSTTGLDTGAYRIARWRTADGVEHAPQADLGHAALAQPIRRGGLLAGLTASDSPTLLHDFSAPNDPVFGDRLAGYQCVAAVPVFEADDSLDWVVLFHESSRGFNEDDVEALMALANLTSAAVNFAHLHQRAEQASQRVHREVDMIAEIQKVLLPRTPPAVPGLSLAMSYKSFDRAGGDYFDVFEVRRLPGASPDDARWLILIADSAGHGPAAAVMMTVINAVLFTYPHAPASPGAVLSYLNHHLHERHQAASMVTAILGFYEPQTGRLVYANAGHNPPLIRRPGPPVVVEEVPLGSGLPLGILPSHDSKDAELTLQPGETLLFYTDGVPDERDEADEPLGMERITNLLSSTGDPQQVVDRLNAELVRHQGATMPEDDQAMVVMRRD; translated from the coding sequence ATGCGACAGGTTGACCTGACACGACGAAAACGCGTACCGGTTCTGTTGGAGATGGTCCGCTCAATCAAAGACGCGCGCGATCCTCGGGCTGTCATGGAGCTGTTTATTCGAGTCGTGCAACAGGCCTATGAGCCTGCGTGCTACCTGGCGCTGTCCACGACCGGGCTTGATACCGGCGCATACCGCATTGCCCGCTGGCGCACGGCCGACGGCGTCGAGCACGCTCCGCAGGCCGACCTCGGCCATGCGGCGCTCGCGCAACCGATTCGTCGCGGCGGTCTGCTCGCGGGGTTGACCGCGAGCGATTCGCCGACGTTGCTGCATGATTTCTCTGCGCCGAATGATCCCGTGTTCGGCGATCGGTTGGCGGGGTATCAGTGCGTCGCGGCCGTGCCGGTTTTCGAGGCCGACGATTCGCTCGACTGGGTCGTGCTGTTTCACGAGTCTTCGCGCGGGTTCAACGAGGACGACGTGGAGGCGCTCATGGCGCTGGCGAATCTGACGAGCGCCGCGGTGAACTTTGCGCACCTGCATCAACGTGCTGAACAGGCGTCGCAGCGCGTCCATCGTGAGGTGGACATGATCGCCGAGATCCAGAAAGTGCTGCTGCCGCGGACGCCGCCTGCTGTGCCGGGCCTGTCGCTGGCGATGAGTTACAAGTCGTTCGACCGCGCGGGCGGCGATTATTTTGATGTGTTTGAAGTTCGTCGGCTGCCCGGCGCGAGCCCGGATGATGCGCGGTGGCTGATTCTGATCGCGGATTCGGCGGGACACGGCCCGGCGGCTGCGGTGATGATGACCGTGATCAACGCCGTCTTGTTCACCTATCCGCATGCGCCGGCGTCGCCCGGCGCGGTGCTGTCTTACCTGAATCATCATTTGCACGAGCGGCACCAGGCGGCGTCGATGGTGACGGCGATTCTCGGTTTCTATGAGCCCCAGACCGGGAGATTGGTCTATGCCAACGCGGGGCACAATCCGCCGTTGATTCGCAGGCCCGGTCCGCCCGTGGTGGTCGAGGAAGTGCCGCTGGGTTCGGGCCTGCCGCTGGGAATCCTGCCAAGCCACGATTCGAAAGACGCGGAGTTGACACTGCAACCAGGCGAAACGCTCCTGTTCTACACCGACGGCGTGCCCGACGAGCGCGACGAAGCCGATGAGCCGCTTGGTATGGAGCGGATTACGAACTTGCTGTCATCGACGGGTGACCCGCAGCAGGTCGTGGATCGACTCAATGCCGAATTGGTCCGCCATCAGGGGGCGACCATGCCGGAAGACGATCAGGCGATGGTGGTGATGAGGCGGGATTGA
- the lipM gene encoding Octanoyltransferase LipM, producing MTDARLLIDPPLAGPANMARDEALLAACTAPSNRPTLRFYAWSPATISLGYFQTIDELHSQPPAIRELPVVRRTTGGGAILHDLEVTYSIVVPIDHPLIAGRPNRLYELAHEAIIAVVGSRAQRFGCDESGESCDSSSQRGPFFCFARRHALDVVVPDADAPGGFAKLAGSAQRRTRTAILQHGSIMLDSRFTEQTVATWRGLDDVQGLDVAVDRLTPCFARAMNWTLTPDSWRDEELAAAKPFERMYASDAWTIHRERHT from the coding sequence ATGACGGATGCACGCCTTCTGATTGATCCGCCGCTCGCCGGCCCGGCCAACATGGCGCGCGACGAAGCCCTGCTCGCCGCCTGCACCGCTCCGTCCAACCGCCCCACGCTGCGCTTCTATGCCTGGTCGCCCGCAACAATCTCGCTCGGCTACTTCCAAACCATCGACGAGTTGCATTCACAGCCGCCCGCGATCCGCGAATTGCCCGTTGTCCGCCGAACAACCGGCGGCGGCGCGATTCTGCACGACCTCGAAGTGACCTATTCCATCGTCGTACCCATCGATCACCCCCTCATCGCCGGACGCCCCAACCGACTCTACGAGCTGGCCCATGAGGCGATCATCGCCGTGGTCGGATCGCGCGCGCAGCGCTTCGGCTGCGACGAAAGCGGCGAATCGTGCGACAGCTCATCGCAGCGCGGGCCCTTTTTCTGCTTCGCGCGGCGGCACGCGCTGGATGTCGTCGTACCCGATGCCGATGCTCCCGGCGGCTTCGCGAAACTCGCCGGCTCGGCGCAACGACGCACGCGCACAGCCATTCTGCAACACGGTTCGATCATGCTCGACAGTCGATTTACCGAGCAAACCGTTGCGACATGGCGGGGGCTGGACGATGTACAGGGACTTGACGTTGCGGTCGACCGATTGACCCCCTGCTTCGCGCGGGCGATGAACTGGACGCTCACACCCGATTCGTGGCGCGACGAGGAGCTGGCCGCCGCGAAACCTTTCGAGCGCATGTACGCGAGCGATGCATGGACGATTCACCGCGAGCGACATACTTAG
- the tuaC_2 gene encoding Putative teichuronic acid biosynthesis glycosyltransferase TuaC, translating to MTIVSTTLCYPTPASPTQGVFVARRLRAVHEQMPVKVVAPQPRFGVGPVGWPPGGLAPAVDVQENPPVWRPTMWYLPRVAKSLDAWFYCRALLAGIRSAMGNERPALIDAHFEWPDGVGASLAAKALRVPFVLTLRGKLVSRSQVASMRWRMAAAIAGADAVISVSRALADLASELVGRQLNVRVIPNGVDGSVFALRDRAAARAALGLEAGAKYVVSVGHMQELKGFGRLVEVWPGVRQRGGDVRLILIGGGAQEPGYERALRRRIGELGLSDAVLIVGRQPPEQVAQYLNAADLFALWTRSEGWCNALVESLACGCPVVASAVGGNSEIVSQDSLGRLVPFDDRGGWVEAILAALARPWDRDHIARRGSLRDWQQVGAECVDVFREVLNRRGGA from the coding sequence ATGACAATCGTCTCAACAACGCTGTGTTATCCGACGCCGGCCTCGCCGACCCAGGGTGTGTTCGTTGCGCGGCGGCTGCGCGCCGTTCATGAGCAGATGCCGGTGAAGGTCGTCGCGCCGCAGCCCCGCTTCGGAGTCGGACCGGTCGGCTGGCCACCCGGAGGGCTGGCGCCGGCGGTGGATGTCCAAGAGAACCCGCCTGTCTGGCGGCCGACGATGTGGTATCTCCCGCGCGTGGCAAAGTCGCTGGACGCCTGGTTCTATTGCCGCGCGTTGCTAGCGGGCATTCGCAGCGCGATGGGCAATGAGCGGCCCGCGCTGATCGACGCGCACTTCGAATGGCCCGACGGCGTGGGCGCGTCCCTCGCGGCCAAGGCGCTTCGCGTGCCGTTCGTGCTGACCCTTCGCGGCAAGCTGGTGAGCCGCTCACAGGTTGCGTCGATGCGATGGCGGATGGCGGCAGCCATTGCCGGAGCCGATGCGGTCATCAGCGTCTCGCGCGCGCTGGCCGACCTGGCAAGCGAATTGGTCGGGCGTCAACTTAATGTTCGCGTGATTCCCAACGGGGTCGATGGAAGCGTGTTCGCCTTGCGCGATCGCGCGGCGGCGCGCGCGGCGCTGGGGTTGGAGGCCGGTGCGAAGTACGTTGTGAGCGTGGGTCACATGCAGGAGCTGAAGGGATTCGGGCGGCTTGTAGAAGTCTGGCCCGGCGTGCGGCAGCGCGGCGGCGACGTGCGATTGATCCTGATCGGCGGTGGCGCGCAGGAGCCGGGTTACGAGCGCGCGCTGCGACGGCGGATTGGCGAATTGGGTTTGAGTGATGCCGTGCTCATCGTCGGGCGACAGCCGCCCGAGCAGGTGGCCCAGTACCTGAACGCGGCGGACCTGTTCGCGCTGTGGACGCGCTCGGAAGGCTGGTGCAACGCGCTCGTCGAATCGCTGGCCTGCGGATGCCCGGTTGTGGCCAGTGCGGTCGGGGGCAACAGCGAGATCGTTTCGCAGGATTCGCTTGGGCGGCTTGTTCCGTTCGACGACCGTGGCGGGTGGGTGGAGGCGATTCTCGCGGCGTTGGCGCGGCCCTGGGACCGCGATCACATCGCCCGGCGCGGGTCGCTGCGAGACTGGCAACAGGTCGGAGCCGAATGCGTCGATGTATTTCGAGAGGTTCTGAATCGGCGCGGGGGAGCGTAG
- the tuaH_1 gene encoding Putative teichuronic acid biosynthesis glycosyltransferase TuaH produces the protein MIEHRNIVCIASNWYYDPTSKHHVMRELSRCNHVVWVNYHGSRRPSATGADLRAAAGKLRQFIEGPRRVSESMTVLTPLVAPWPGNRAAAALNRRLLVRQIRRVLAGLPRRPVQVWSFAPDVGFLCGQFEEESFVYYCVDAFSEFAGYDRRAMLEAEACLAARADLVVTTSRRLFEDKQGLGSRTILVPHGVDAAHFAQAEHATLPQDVAPLPRPILGFWGMVEDWIDVELLAQAARAWPQASFVLIGEIKTDVSGLRACPNVHLLGRRPYSQLPGYAAAFDAALLPFRINDLTRAVNPIKLREYLAAGLPVVSTALPEVEPYRPDVHVARSHDTFVDICQSALAADSPAARAARRAAMQRETWPEKVRQIGDALVGTGRSRVTAGPPRRWLD, from the coding sequence TTGATCGAACATCGCAACATCGTTTGCATCGCCAGCAACTGGTACTACGACCCGACCAGCAAGCATCACGTCATGCGCGAGCTTTCGCGCTGCAATCATGTTGTGTGGGTGAACTATCACGGCTCACGCCGACCGAGCGCGACCGGGGCTGACCTGCGTGCGGCGGCGGGCAAGCTGCGGCAGTTCATCGAAGGCCCGCGGCGGGTGAGCGAGTCGATGACGGTGCTGACGCCGCTGGTGGCGCCGTGGCCGGGGAATCGGGCCGCGGCGGCGCTGAATCGGCGATTGCTCGTGCGGCAGATTCGCCGGGTGCTGGCGGGGTTGCCGCGGCGGCCGGTGCAGGTGTGGAGCTTCGCGCCGGACGTGGGCTTTCTCTGCGGGCAGTTCGAGGAAGAGTCGTTTGTCTATTATTGCGTCGATGCGTTCAGTGAATTCGCCGGGTACGATCGCCGGGCCATGCTGGAAGCCGAGGCGTGCCTCGCGGCGCGGGCCGATCTTGTCGTGACCACGTCGCGGCGGTTGTTCGAGGACAAACAGGGGCTGGGATCGAGGACGATCCTTGTGCCGCATGGCGTCGACGCGGCGCACTTCGCGCAGGCCGAGCACGCAACGCTGCCGCAGGACGTGGCGCCCTTGCCGCGACCGATCCTGGGTTTTTGGGGGATGGTCGAGGACTGGATCGACGTTGAGCTGCTGGCGCAGGCCGCGCGGGCCTGGCCGCAGGCATCGTTCGTGTTGATCGGAGAAATCAAGACGGATGTTTCAGGTTTGCGAGCCTGCCCGAACGTGCATCTGCTGGGCCGTCGGCCGTATTCGCAGCTTCCCGGCTATGCGGCCGCGTTCGACGCCGCACTGCTGCCGTTTCGCATCAACGACCTGACGCGCGCGGTGAACCCGATCAAGCTGCGCGAGTACCTCGCCGCCGGGCTGCCGGTTGTAAGCACGGCGCTGCCGGAAGTGGAGCCGTATCGGCCGGACGTTCACGTCGCGCGCTCACATGATACATTCGTAGATATTTGTCAGTCCGCGCTCGCGGCGGATTCTCCCGCAGCCCGCGCCGCGCGCCGCGCCGCGATGCAGCGCGAGACCTGGCCCGAGAAGGTGAGGCAGATCGGCGACGCCCTGGTTGGCACCGGGCGCTCGCGGGTTACTGCTGGACCGCCTCGTCGATGGCTTGATTGA
- the rnr gene encoding Ribonuclease R — protein MGKRFSERILEFIRRPDYTPLKARKLAIEMGIAESEYGDFHDAVDSLRRVGRVVLGSGNAVTLPHPPSTMIGTFRGNPRGFGFVVPESPTEHGDLYIAPEDTADAVTGDKVRCTVMRRGQRDGKQMLAGRIVEIVQRGESKYVGQLRRDGGIWYVRPDGNTLHVPILVSDVGAKGAKEGDQVVVEIVRYPSEGKPAKGVIVERIGARGQAGVDLASIIRQHNLPEEFDADVMAEARGVAKAFDAQAMGGARENLTDRTIITIDPDDAKDYDDAISLERLGNSGGDDRGGARKGRASTERPGGATKGGSSPDGAAWELGVHIADVSTFVREGGAIDTTARERGTSVYFPGYVIPMLPELLSNGLCSLQEGEDRLCKSAFIRYDAAGRVVGTRFANTIIRSTKRLTYTQAQTIIDGNVGDCPQPVLQLLRDMDTLAKVIRRRRLNDGMVTLDLPEVRLVLDDKGRVVDAKPEDDSFTHTIIEMFMVEANEAVARVLERIGVPFIRRIHPEPSPESLEAMGRFMRAAGFAVPKRITPGDLQALLAPLKGKPEAYAINLIVLKSMQTAEYSPKQVGHFALASKGYAHFTSPIRRYADLMIHRLVQQHLDGRLKKFIEGMEGVPSYEELLEVGNRLSYLSRRAEDAEEELKTVKVLELLSDHVGEEFDGVINGVTNFGLFVQHPIYLIDGLLRMEDLGDDWWEANVAMGTVVGERSRRRFTLGSIVRVAIAEVDVSARQMRLVLRSGSASRRDKTLKEIPLSGRRGGRGGFGKSKSNSVMGFGKNRKSKDRVKSPRGGKGNRGKSRRRKR, from the coding sequence ATGGGCAAGCGGTTTTCCGAACGAATCCTCGAATTCATCCGGCGGCCGGACTACACGCCGCTCAAAGCGCGAAAGCTCGCGATTGAAATGGGGATCGCCGAGTCGGAATACGGCGACTTTCACGACGCCGTGGATTCCCTGCGCCGCGTCGGGCGCGTCGTCCTCGGCAGCGGAAACGCCGTCACGCTGCCGCATCCTCCCAGCACGATGATCGGCACGTTTCGCGGCAACCCGCGCGGGTTCGGCTTCGTCGTGCCCGAAAGCCCCACCGAACACGGCGATCTGTACATCGCGCCGGAAGACACCGCCGACGCCGTGACCGGTGACAAGGTCCGCTGCACGGTGATGCGCCGCGGCCAGCGCGACGGCAAGCAGATGCTCGCCGGTCGAATCGTAGAAATTGTTCAGCGCGGCGAGAGCAAGTATGTGGGCCAATTGCGGCGAGACGGCGGTATCTGGTATGTCCGGCCCGACGGCAACACACTGCACGTGCCGATCCTGGTGAGTGATGTCGGCGCGAAGGGCGCGAAAGAGGGCGATCAGGTCGTCGTCGAAATCGTGCGCTATCCCAGCGAAGGCAAGCCCGCCAAGGGCGTCATCGTGGAACGGATCGGGGCACGCGGCCAGGCGGGCGTCGATCTGGCGAGCATCATTCGCCAGCACAATTTGCCCGAGGAATTTGACGCGGACGTGATGGCCGAGGCGCGCGGCGTGGCCAAGGCGTTTGATGCGCAGGCGATGGGCGGAGCGCGAGAGAACCTGACGGATCGAACGATCATCACGATCGACCCTGACGACGCGAAGGACTACGACGACGCGATTTCGCTGGAGCGCCTGGGAAACAGCGGCGGCGACGACCGAGGGGGCGCGCGGAAGGGGCGAGCAAGCACCGAACGGCCGGGCGGAGCGACAAAGGGCGGATCAAGTCCCGATGGCGCCGCCTGGGAGTTGGGCGTGCACATTGCCGACGTGAGCACGTTCGTGCGCGAGGGCGGGGCGATCGACACGACGGCGCGGGAGCGTGGTACAAGCGTCTATTTTCCTGGCTACGTCATCCCGATGCTGCCGGAGCTGCTGTCCAACGGACTGTGCAGCCTGCAGGAGGGCGAGGACCGTTTGTGCAAGTCCGCGTTCATCCGCTACGACGCGGCCGGTCGCGTAGTGGGCACGCGGTTCGCCAACACGATCATCCGCTCGACCAAACGCCTGACCTACACGCAGGCGCAGACGATCATCGACGGCAACGTCGGCGACTGTCCGCAGCCTGTGCTGCAATTACTGCGGGACATGGACACGCTGGCGAAGGTTATCCGCCGCCGTCGGCTCAATGACGGAATGGTGACGCTAGATCTGCCCGAGGTGCGCCTCGTGCTCGATGACAAGGGCCGCGTGGTCGACGCGAAACCCGAGGACGACAGCTTCACCCATACGATCATCGAGATGTTCATGGTCGAGGCCAACGAGGCCGTGGCGCGCGTGTTGGAGCGGATCGGCGTTCCTTTCATTCGGCGGATTCACCCCGAACCGAGCCCCGAGTCGCTGGAGGCGATGGGTCGGTTCATGCGGGCGGCCGGGTTCGCCGTGCCCAAGCGCATCACGCCGGGAGACTTGCAAGCCTTGCTCGCGCCGCTGAAGGGCAAACCCGAAGCCTACGCGATCAACCTGATCGTGCTCAAGTCGATGCAGACGGCCGAGTACTCGCCGAAGCAGGTCGGGCATTTTGCGCTGGCCAGCAAGGGCTACGCGCATTTCACCAGTCCGATTCGCCGCTACGCGGATCTGATGATTCACCGACTGGTGCAGCAGCATCTGGACGGCCGCCTGAAGAAGTTCATCGAAGGGATGGAGGGCGTGCCGTCGTATGAGGAATTGCTGGAAGTCGGCAACCGGCTGTCATACCTCTCGCGCCGCGCGGAGGATGCCGAGGAGGAGTTGAAGACAGTCAAGGTGCTGGAGTTGCTGTCGGATCACGTCGGCGAGGAGTTCGACGGCGTGATCAATGGCGTCACCAATTTCGGGTTGTTCGTTCAGCATCCGATTTATCTAATAGACGGATTGCTTAGGATGGAGGACCTCGGCGACGATTGGTGGGAGGCGAACGTGGCGATGGGCACGGTCGTCGGCGAGCGGTCGCGCAGGCGGTTCACGCTTGGGTCGATTGTGCGCGTTGCCATCGCCGAAGTGGATGTCTCGGCGCGGCAGATGCGGCTCGTGTTGCGGTCCGGGTCAGCGTCGCGCCGCGATAAGACGCTGAAGGAAATTCCACTCTCCGGACGCCGAGGCGGGCGAGGCGGCTTTGGGAAATCCAAGTCAAACTCAGTGATGGGATTCGGAAAGAATCGCAAGAGCAAGGATCGTGTGAAATCCCCGCGGGGCGGCAAGGGCAATCGCGGTAAATCGCGGCGGCGCAAGAGGTAA
- a CDS encoding lipoprotein NlpI, producing the protein MSRRNATKGGRPSRSRESSQTSPEIRREAEPRTSAGFDGAPWRGRIGCLLIAAATIVAYSNSFSGEFIVDDTLSIVQNRAIRSLWPLTEYLVSSRPLVDYSLGINYALHGLEREGYHVVNLAIHILAACTLFALVRRTQALHANRISAAKGSHDRLPNVELRDTPVAPALIIALLWAVHPLQTQAVTYIIQRSESLMGLCYLLVLYCVARSATGPHAGLWRMGAITAGAAGMASKAVMVSAPIVALLYDRVFIASSFRELIRKRWSLHVGLAATWSVLAIFGVVGGIFAREQADPITVGFGTPGLTAWEYLRTQPEILIHYLRLSFIPVGQCIDYGWPVAGVGPRMVLCGALVAGLLLGSVRALKRRPWVGFIGVAFFLILAPTSSIVPIRDLAFEHRMYLPLAGVIVLVVLGIGALLHRIITPDIPRRLLAGGATLAAVLVLAALTYRRNALYGDVIALWRDNVARTPNHPRPHNALGFALLQSGGVPESISEFDEAIRLDPSYAGAWANLGVARLKQGDASAAVERMEKALALSPYEFDAELYYYLGSALFETGQFEPARERFGQALQMRPVYPEALCSLGNALRALGRLAEAEAALQASLRDAPNYAVAWANLGVVLSDLNRLDEAVRAYERALKSQVGSEPDPAFTAQVYVRLGRLQERMGRPDEARRNFAAALKIAPGDLEARKGMGLEGAGPSP; encoded by the coding sequence ATGTCGCGCAGAAACGCTACAAAAGGGGGCCGACCCAGCCGATCGCGCGAATCCTCGCAAACCAGTCCCGAAATTCGTCGTGAGGCGGAGCCGCGAACCAGCGCAGGGTTCGATGGTGCGCCGTGGCGGGGCCGGATTGGGTGTCTCCTCATCGCGGCTGCCACAATCGTGGCATACTCGAACAGCTTCTCGGGCGAGTTCATCGTTGACGACACGCTAAGCATCGTTCAGAACCGGGCGATTCGATCGCTGTGGCCGCTGACGGAATACCTTGTCTCGTCCCGCCCGCTTGTTGATTACTCCCTCGGGATCAATTACGCGCTGCACGGGTTGGAGCGCGAAGGTTATCACGTCGTCAACCTGGCGATTCACATCCTCGCGGCGTGCACCTTGTTCGCGCTGGTGCGCCGAACGCAGGCGCTGCACGCGAACAGAATTTCGGCTGCGAAAGGCAGTCACGATCGTTTGCCCAATGTCGAATTAAGAGATACGCCTGTCGCCCCGGCGCTGATCATCGCGCTGCTGTGGGCCGTGCATCCGCTTCAGACGCAGGCGGTGACGTACATCATTCAGCGCAGCGAATCGCTGATGGGGTTGTGTTACCTGCTGGTGCTGTATTGCGTGGCGCGCAGCGCGACGGGGCCGCATGCGGGACTGTGGAGGATGGGCGCGATCACGGCCGGCGCGGCGGGCATGGCGAGCAAAGCGGTGATGGTGTCCGCCCCGATCGTGGCGCTGCTGTACGACCGCGTGTTTATCGCATCAAGCTTCCGTGAGCTGATTCGCAAACGATGGTCGCTGCACGTCGGCCTCGCCGCGACCTGGAGCGTCCTCGCGATATTCGGCGTGGTGGGCGGCATCTTTGCGCGCGAGCAGGCGGACCCGATCACGGTGGGGTTCGGCACGCCGGGGCTGACAGCGTGGGAATACCTGCGCACCCAGCCCGAGATCCTCATTCATTATCTTCGATTGTCATTTATTCCGGTGGGGCAGTGCATCGATTACGGCTGGCCGGTGGCCGGGGTCGGTCCGCGCATGGTCCTTTGCGGTGCGCTGGTCGCGGGCTTGCTGCTTGGAAGTGTGCGGGCGTTGAAACGTCGCCCGTGGGTGGGGTTCATTGGCGTCGCTTTCTTTCTGATCCTCGCGCCGACATCGAGCATCGTTCCGATTCGCGATCTGGCGTTTGAGCATCGCATGTATCTCCCGCTCGCGGGTGTGATCGTGCTCGTGGTGCTTGGCATCGGCGCACTGCTGCATCGGATCATCACGCCGGACATTCCGCGGCGGTTGCTGGCCGGCGGTGCGACGCTGGCCGCCGTGCTTGTGTTGGCCGCACTGACGTATCGCCGAAATGCGCTGTACGGCGATGTGATTGCCCTCTGGCGCGACAACGTCGCCCGGACGCCGAACCATCCCCGGCCGCACAACGCGCTGGGATTTGCGTTGCTTCAGTCGGGCGGCGTGCCGGAGTCGATTTCGGAGTTTGACGAAGCCATTCGGCTGGATCCGTCGTACGCGGGCGCATGGGCGAACCTGGGGGTGGCGCGGCTCAAGCAGGGTGATGCGTCGGCGGCGGTCGAGCGGATGGAAAAGGCGCTGGCGTTGAGTCCGTACGAGTTCGACGCGGAATTATACTATTATCTAGGATCGGCGTTGTTCGAGACCGGGCAATTTGAGCCGGCGCGTGAGCGATTCGGCCAGGCGCTGCAGATGCGGCCGGTCTATCCGGAGGCGCTTTGCAGCTTGGGGAACGCGCTTCGGGCGCTTGGGCGGTTGGCGGAGGCGGAGGCGGCGCTGCAGGCATCGCTTCGGGACGCACCGAATTACGCCGTGGCGTGGGCGAACCTGGGAGTTGTTCTGTCGGATTTGAATCGGCTCGATGAGGCTGTGCGAGCGTATGAGCGGGCGCTGAAATCACAGGTTGGCAGCGAGCCGGACCCTGCATTTACGGCACAGGTTTATGTTCGCCTTGGGCGGTTGCAGGAGCGAATGGGTCGGCCGGACGAGGCCCGGCGAAATTTCGCAGCGGCGTTGAAAATCGCGCCGGGTGATCTGGAGGCCCGAAAAGGCATGGGTCTGGAGGGGGCGGGCCCGTCACCCTGA